The Mycobacterium sp. SMC-4 sequence CCCGACGACCTCGGACATCGCGATCGATTCATCCCGCTGCGCAACGCCATCGCCGCGGTCGAAGACGCCGCCACCATCCTCAACATGGCCGACTTCGGCCGCCAACTCGCAATACGACAGAACATCGACATCCTCGGCCCGGTTGGCGTCGCCGCCCGCACCGCTGCCACCGTCGCTGACGCCTTCACGATCCTCGACACCTACATGAGCGCCTACAGTCCCGGGATCCACACCCGTATCAGCGCCCATCCCGATCCCGAACTGAGCCGGTTCGAATTCGACTTCACACTCAACCCGACACCCCCACACGCCCAGGCAGTCGAACTGGCCCTCGGTGTCACCCTGCGAGTCCTGCACCTATTCCTGGGCACCACCTACCGGCCCGTGGCAGTGCACCTACCCCATCCACCGCTGGGCACCAGATCCGATTACCGCCGCTACTTCGGCTGCCCACCCCAGTTCAACGAACCGACCACAGGATTCACGATGCGCGCGGCCGACCTGCAACAACCACTAAGCCACGACCCGCTCGCCCACCAACTCGCCCTGAACTACCTATCCACCACCCTTGACAACCCCGCCCGCGGCCTTTCGGGCACCGTGTGCAGCGTCATCCGCCAACTGCTCCCTACCGGGAACCTCACCGCCGAGGTGGCCGCCCGCCAATTCGGACTGCACCCCAAAACGCTGCAACGCCGACTGGCCGCCGAAGGCACCACCTTCGCTCGACTCGTCGACCAATCCCGCCGCGACACCGCCCACCGGCTCCTGCTCGATACCGAGCTGAGCCTGCACCAAATATGCAACCAACTCGGCTACTCCGAACAAAGCGTGCTCACCCGATCCTGCAAACGCTGGTTCAACACCACACCCACCGCCCACCGCATCACCCGTGGTGGTGGCGATTCAATCACGCGAATTGAACCTAAGTAGCCCACGGACAAAGAGATTCACTCAACCTGATGGGTTGCGTTGCCCCCGTTGCGTTTCGCGTGGAACATCGCGTGGTCAGCGCGCGCAATAAGCGTGTCGAGCACCAGCTGCGGGCGCTCGTTGGCAACGATGAACTGGGTGTGCTCGGCGCTAGTGACCCCCACGCTGGCAGTGACGTCCGGCGAGCCTCCCGCCGCGATCGCACGCCTGATCGCCTCAGCGTTCTGTGCGCCACAGCCAGGAACGGCGATATCGACGACGGCGAACTCCTCGCCGCCCACGCGAGCGATCAAGGCCCGCCCTCCGGCGGCCGCCGTGATCAACCGGGCGCATCGCACCAACACACGGTCACCGACAGTGTGGCCGTAGGTGTCGTTGACCTCCTTGAACCGGTCAAGGTCGACAACAATCACCACCACCGCGTCCCCGCTCGCCGCTGCACCGGAGGCAAGCAGATCACCGAAGTGCAAGTGAAGGCCGCGACGATTCAACAAACCAGTCAACGGATCGATTGCGGACTCGTTGGCGTCATTGCGTAGCGTGCGGATACCGAACTGTATCCCCAGCGGTGTCGCAATCACCGGGACCACGGCCCCGAGGATCCTGCCGGCGACAGCTCCGCCGAGGGCGTGGTCCGCGCTTGCCAGCGCGATAAACGCCACCGTTGTCGCGAGGATGAAGATGGTGTGCAGCGTCAGCGCTTTAGGCCCGTCGAAGAACATCAGATAGACCGATATCAACGCAAAGCAGTTCAGGGCGAAAAGGCCCATGAGCCAACTCGATCCGGTCAGAGCCACAGCAGCGATACCGACATCTGAGGTGACGATGAACGCTCGTGACTGCCGACGCGTCGGCCACGGGCGAACACACCACATCACCGCCCAGAAGGAGTTCACGACTGCGAAAACGATGACGACAACTTTCGGTGTCGTCAACGCGGGCTCGGCCGCAGGCAACAACGCGGCCACGGTGATGATCGAAATCAGGCCGATGCCGGCGCCGATCATCACCCGAATAGCGCCGGCCATAGACCGCTTGGCGAAATACTGCACGTACGCGGAGTAGTCGACCGGTTCTCGCCACCATTCACCAACAAGCCGACCAAACACCCGAAAGCTCCGAAGATCCCCACGCACCCCAATCCCCCGTTCAGCCTTGCCGCAGCGGCACCAGTATCTCCCGGGGCTGAGCGCGGGCTACATCGAGACGCTTCCCAGCTATCGGCAACTCCTGCGCCTCGCTGAGGCTATACGACTGCCATCTGCGTTTCCAGCACAGGAGTCGCCGCCCACGGCAAATTATTATCTCGCCGTCAACGTGGCGTGATTGGCCGACCCATGGGCAATTCCGGCGGTGATACCGCCATGCGAGGTCGGCATGAGACCCAACGACTGGACTGATGAGTGCGGGGTCAAGGGCATGACAAACCCACCCACGTCCTACACATGTGCAGCCCGATCCGACTCGTCCTTCCACTGCGTACACATGTAGCGCTCGTCCTGAACAGTTGGGCAGCTCAGTTCTTGGTCTTAGTTACAGATAACACCGCCGGCCCACGCGTACACGTCCTGGAAGATGCGGTAATGCACGCGGCGGTAGTAATCGAGGTCGACGGTCTCGGGAAGCGCGGAGGGGTCATCGAGGATGATGCCGCGCATGCGGGGCGCGACGGCATGCGCTTCTGCAACCGCTAGGTCGGGGTAGTTCTTGATGCCGAATTTGTTCTTGAGTACACCTGGCGCATCAGGCCAGAAGTAGCTATCCCACGTGTCGTAGGACGTCACCTGTCACTGAATCCCGGCTGTGTGAAGCGGGCGACCACCTCAGCGGCAGCTTGATCTTCGTTGAGTTCACCACGGTCCATACGGGCCAGGAGGTCGCGAACAGAGTCGCTGTCGGGGAACCCGGCGAGGCCGGCGGCGGCGATGGCCAGAGATGATGCCTCCTCTGGGGTGTAGGTCACCGGTCGGCGCTGGAGCTGGCTCATGAGAGGCATTGTAGTTTCTTTCGTTTCGATGGGTTGCGTCAACAGAAAACGTGGGAGTGCAGGTTCTACGAGGCAGTCCAGCCTGGGATGGGCGGGTATCGAGGCGATCCTGAGCCCGGCCTACCTTCCCGAAGTGAGCCAAGCAGCTGCATGGGTCGCCGCCCCCATGCCCGCTGGCGTGAGCGTGTAAGCGATAGGTACGTCGCAGTGGTCCTCGTTGAGGCAGTAGGCGATCGGGGAGTCGTCAGAAGCGCTGGAGTTCATGCGGGGCATCACCTCTCGTGTCGGAGATTGGGCTCACGGCCGTAAGTAACGGTGGTCTATAGCCTATCAGCAATGGTAGGCTATAGACCACCCTAGCGGAGAGCTGATCTACGAATGATTGTCTGTGCCACACCAGAATTGGAACTAACCGGCCTGCACGCTTCGCGCCCACCGTCGGTGGTCGTGTCCTACGGCCTCGGCCTGGATTCAACGTGCCTGCTGTTGCGGTGGCTGCGGGAACCCTCGACCCGTGACTTCGCCGTGGAGGACATGGTGGTGGTCACGGCGATGGTGGGAGACGAGTTCAGCTCTACTGCGGTCGCGGTGGAGTCCCTGATGCTGCCGCTGTTTCGAGAGTTTGGCGTCCGCTACGTCCAGTGCGCCCGGGACCAGCGGGTGACAACGGCGGGCGGTGAAGGTGTTGTCGTGCTGGATGACTCGACGGATCCGCAGAAACTGTATGCAGAGGGCGCATACCGGCTGTCCGATGAGATGCTTTCTGCTGGCACGCTGCCACAGCTCGGGGGAGCTCGGAAGTGCAGTATGCATGCCAAAGGGTGGGCCTTGGACCCGGTGATTGCGAAACTCACAGCGGGGCAACCGTATCGGCATGTCATTGGGTTCGAGTCCGGTGAGCAGGGTCGAGCCGAGAAGGACCGTAGGTACAACACCACACAGCGCACCGGTTGGTATCCGTTGATAGAGGCAGGATTTGACCGACAAGCCTGCCATGACTACGTATCCGCCAATCTCGGTGTGGCGTGGGAGAAGTCGTGCTGTTCGTACTGTGTTTTTGCCCTGACGAGTGCCCGTGGGCGGGCCGCAATGGTTGGGCGGTACCGTCAGGAGCCGGCGGCCGGGGCGCGGGCGATGCTCATCGAAGCGACAGCGCGGCGGCTCAACGAACGTCAGACGTTGATAGCGGGTAGCAGTGTGGCGCAGATGGTCCAGGAGGCGGGCTTGACCGCTGTTGAAGACGAATTTCGGCGGGTCTTCACCGAGTCGGGTTTCGCGGTGTACGACGTCCGTCGTGTCACACCGGCGGGCGTGGGCGGTCGGCGGGGCG is a genomic window containing:
- a CDS encoding AraC family transcriptional regulator: MHLIRGSSLTGFTSLVTAYGGDPDAVLALANLDPDDLGHRDRFIPLRNAIAAVEDAATILNMADFGRQLAIRQNIDILGPVGVAARTAATVADAFTILDTYMSAYSPGIHTRISAHPDPELSRFEFDFTLNPTPPHAQAVELALGVTLRVLHLFLGTTYRPVAVHLPHPPLGTRSDYRRYFGCPPQFNEPTTGFTMRAADLQQPLSHDPLAHQLALNYLSTTLDNPARGLSGTVCSVIRQLLPTGNLTAEVAARQFGLHPKTLQRRLAAEGTTFARLVDQSRRDTAHRLLLDTELSLHQICNQLGYSEQSVLTRSCKRWFNTTPTAHRITRGGGDSITRIEPK
- a CDS encoding GGDEF domain-containing protein, producing MAGAIRVMIGAGIGLISIITVAALLPAAEPALTTPKVVVIVFAVVNSFWAVMWCVRPWPTRRQSRAFIVTSDVGIAAVALTGSSWLMGLFALNCFALISVYLMFFDGPKALTLHTIFILATTVAFIALASADHALGGAVAGRILGAVVPVIATPLGIQFGIRTLRNDANESAIDPLTGLLNRRGLHLHFGDLLASGAAASGDAVVVIVVDLDRFKEVNDTYGHTVGDRVLVRCARLITAAAGGRALIARVGGEEFAVVDIAVPGCGAQNAEAIRRAIAAGGSPDVTASVGVTSAEHTQFIVANERPQLVLDTLIARADHAMFHAKRNGGNATHQVE